One region of Natronobacterium texcoconense genomic DNA includes:
- a CDS encoding CDP-2,3-bis-(O-geranylgeranyl)-sn-glycerol synthase, protein MAILETVVIAFWAMLPAYVPNNAAVLAGGGQPIDGGRTWDDKRVLGDGKTWRGTAAGIAAGLALAGVLTLLADDVSGALGFSVPAFEPLAALGLAAGAMLGDILASFLKRRTGRERGAMFPGLDQLDFVVVSLPLTALLATEWFFEWFTWDVILVVVVLTPVLHVTTNAIAYKLGLKDEPW, encoded by the coding sequence ATGGCAATACTCGAGACAGTCGTGATCGCGTTCTGGGCGATGTTGCCTGCCTACGTACCGAACAACGCAGCAGTGCTCGCCGGTGGCGGCCAACCGATCGACGGCGGCCGGACCTGGGACGACAAGCGCGTACTCGGCGACGGCAAGACCTGGCGCGGAACGGCCGCCGGAATCGCAGCGGGACTCGCACTCGCGGGCGTTTTGACGCTTCTCGCGGACGACGTCAGCGGGGCCCTCGGGTTCTCCGTCCCTGCGTTCGAGCCGCTTGCGGCGCTCGGTCTCGCGGCCGGAGCGATGCTCGGGGACATCCTCGCCTCGTTCCTCAAGCGTCGAACGGGACGCGAACGCGGCGCGATGTTCCCCGGCCTCGATCAGCTGGACTTCGTCGTCGTCTCCTTGCCGCTGACGGCACTGCTCGCGACCGAGTGGTTCTTCGAGTGGTTCACCTGGGACGTGATTCTCGTCGTCGTCGTGCTCACGCCCGTCCTGCACGTGACGACGAACGCCATCGCGTACAAACTCGGGCTGAAGGACGAACCCTGGTAG